A genomic window from Ananas comosus cultivar F153 linkage group 22, ASM154086v1, whole genome shotgun sequence includes:
- the LOC109727530 gene encoding max-binding protein MNT-like, with protein sequence MGEGYGLGVWGGSMEMGMERRMEGVWGRDPRRLASPLAHIHPFAPARPRQLASPIRAGDRPRRLAPPPLAPQHPLTCLPLLAPVRLRQPGPPARAGPHPRRGLPFTKCPRRLARSHARASALAQPAPLTRATRARARGPAPTRRRSPPLA encoded by the coding sequence ATGGGAGAGGGGTATGGACTGGGGGTATGGGGTGGCAGCATGGAGATGGGTATGGAGAGGCGTATGGAGGGGGTATGGGGAAGGGATCCGCGCCGGCTGGCATCCCCGCTGGCTCACATTCATCCGTTCGCGCCCGCTCGCCCGCGCCAGCTCGCGTCCCCCATCCGCGCCGGCGATCGCCCGCGCCGGCTCGCGCCCCCCCCGCTGGCGCCCCAGCACCCGCTCACCTGCCTGCCCTTGCTCGCGCCCGTTCGCCTGCGCCAGCCCGGCCCGCCTGCTCGCGCCGGCCCGCATCCGCGCCGCGGCCTGCCGTTCACCAAATGCCCGCGCCGGCTCGCCCGCTCGCACGCCCGCGCCAGCGCCCTCGCCCAGCCGGCTCCGCTCACCCGCGCCACTCGTGCCCGGGCCCGCGGGCCCGCGCCCACGCGCCGCCGCTCGCCCCCGCTCGCGTAA